TGAATATGCGGCTCAGGTCTGCTGTGGCGGCCTTGTACCCCGGGCCCTCCTCCGGCGGTCTTGGCCTTGTCGGGATTATCGCAACGTTTTCAGGCCCCGCAGAGTCAAGATCGGCGAGGAGACCGCCGCCCTCGTCGCCGCTTCTCTTGACGGCGGCCCCTCACCCGGCCGGCCACACGGCCGCACGGCAGCATGAAGCGGTTCGCCGGTAAGGTCCATTCGGGCCACCCCCGCGGCCGGCTCGCGGAGCGAAGCCGGGCCGCGTCTCTCCCCGGCCTGCTACGCGCCGCGCTGGAGGCACGCTCGCGGCGCTGTCGTCACTCGCAGGGGAACCGACGGCGACTTCGCTCCTCCGCCTTGCCATCGCACGCCCGCGACGGCCCTGAACAGGGAGACACGTCCTAGCCGAGTCGCAGGGTGGCCTGGGTCGCCGAGGTCATGTGCAGGTGGAACCACTCGCTCAGGGCGCGGTCGGCCAGCACGTTGCCGGGCGCCGGCGGGCCGGGCTCCAGTCCGGGCTCCGGGCCCATCGTGTGGGCGAGGTCCGGGATGACGATGTGGCGCAGCGCCTGCGGGTGGTAGCGCGGGGCCAGCGCGTCGTGCAGGGCCTGGCCGTGGTCGGGCCGGATCACCTCGTCGTGCCGGCCGGTGATGACGAGCAGCGGCGGCTGCGGCGTGCGCGCGGCCAGGTCGTCGGCGCGGCCGGTGAAGTCCAGCCAGGCGGCCACGTCACGGGACTCCTCGGTCCAGTGGTAGGCCACGCCGAGCCGCCGCTCACGGGCCGTGAGCACCTGGGTGGGGTCGACGATCGGGTTGACCACGCCGACGGCGCTGATCGGCATCCGGCTCTCGGCCAGCGCGAGCAGCGCGGCCGCGCCGCCGGCCCCGACACCCATCAGCCCGACCGGGCCGTCGTGCACGGGGAACCGCTCGCGCAGCTCGGTCACTGCGCGGGACAGCTCGGCCGCGGCCTGCTCGACGACCGGGCCGTACAACTGGATCAGGTAGTCGGTCTGGCCGAGCCGGTTGATCTCGGCCACGCCGCCGTCGGGCAGGCGGGCACCGAACAGCGGGAGCCCGAAGTAGAACTTCCACGCCTGCAAGGAGGCGAGCGGCAGGGTCCCCGCGAGCGCGGCCTCGCTGCGCGGCGGTTCGAACGCGTGCAGCGCTACGATCATCGGCGCCGGCTCACTGGTGTCGGGCGGCGGCACCGCGATGTAGGGAACTCCGGCGGCCGTGCCGGTCAACGGTTCTGCGAGTGTACTGTCAGCTACCACTGAGGGTCCTCCCCCTGTTCAAACGCTTCGGGCCGGGGTGCCCCTCCTGCGTGGCAGCCGGCCGCTCCGCTCGTGAACCTCGTTGTGCGTAGCGGGCAAGGAATGAGGAATGTCGTCTTCACGTCCGGGCCTGCGGGGACGCCGAAGCGCATCGGCGTCCGGTCGCACGCGGTGTCTGCGGCGCCATCTTCACTTCCCCCATGGCGCGCGGGCACCGGTGTGCGGAGCCGGGCACGGTGCTCTCCCACCGTGGAATCCGCCCCGCGGTCTCCATACTGCCAGCGGCGATGCTGGATTCCGGACGGTAGGGCGAAATAACCCTATCGTCCTCTTTGGGAAAGTCGCGGTCGGTTCCCCCTTTCTATTCCGACCCGAAGTGTCGGCCGAGATAGCTGCGCAGCATCAGTTTCACCTCGGCGATGAGGGTGGCGTCGCCGTCGGGGTCGTGCCGGAACGCGAGCTTGAGCACGGCGTCGGCGGCCTCGACGGCCACCACGACCGCGCGGTCCAGCCGCTCGTCGTCCTTGGCCCCGGCGATCGAGGTCAGCAGCTCCCGCAGCCGGGTGGCGATCACCCGGTTGTTGTCGGTGTCGGCGTCGAGCAGCCGGACGTCGACGACGTCGCCGAAGTGCAGGCTGCGGAAGCCGGGGACGTTGCGGTGCATGTCGATGTACTCGTCGACGACCGCGTCGGCGGCCTCGGTCCAGTGCGCGAACGTCATCTCGGCCAGCCGGTCGGTCACCCGGACGCTGAACAGGTCCAGGTAGCGCAGGCCGAGCGCCTGGGTGATGGCCCTCTTGTCGGGGAAGAACTGGTAGACCGACCCGATCGCCACGCCGGCGCGCTCGGCGATCCGGGTGGTCGACAACTGGGTGTAGCCGGACTCGTCGAGGAGTTCGGCGCAGGCGTCGAGCATCCGCTGCACCCGGGCCATGCTGCGCTGCTGCGCCGGCAGGCGGCGCAGCGGAGCGTGTGCCAGAGCGGGGTCGGACGGGTCGACCCGTCTCTTGCAGGTGCTCTCCGCGGGCTCGCCCGACCCGATGTCGGATCCGGATTCGTGACGCTGCCTGGGCGTGGTCGGCGCGGAGCTGCGGGAAGTGGTCGTCACGTCTCTATGATGCCTTTCCGAACGCGAATGGTTCCCGCACTATCGCGGTTCGGGGATCGCGCCCCATGTGGCGAACGCCGATTTGGCCACTTCCGGACCCTTCGTTCCCCGGACTCCTCCGTCCGGGACCGCTCCGCCGTGTGGGGCCCGAGGGTGGCTCGCGGCCCTCGGGCCATTCCCCGCAGGCTCCGTCTCCGTCGGTGCGCGGTCCTTCCCCGCGATCGCCGGCCGGAGAGCCGGGCCGGTGCGCGCATGCGATCACCGTCATCACCGCCCCGGGTCCGCGGCGGGGGGTGGCCGGATCCGGCCCGCGGCTCCATCGGTTCCCGGCCGCACGGTCGTGCACTCTCCACCGGCTCTCCGCGCCCTCTGGATTGGCAAACGCTTTCTTGGAGAGTGCGAAATGATGGGATGAAGCGGCAACGGCCACTCGCACCATCTCGGGAGACGACAGGTATGACCGACACCACCAGCACCATTACCGACACCAGCGAGGCCGGGCTCGACCGGGTGATGGCCGCGGCGGAGGCGGCGGCCCCTGTGTTCGGCGGGCTGCGGCCGGCCGAACGGGCGGCGATGCTGCGCCGCGCGGCCGCCGAGCTCGACGCCGCGGCCGACGAACTCGTGCCCATCGCCATGGCCGAGAGCCACCTGCCCGAGGCGCGCTGCCGGGGCGAGCTCGCCCGCACCACCTTCCAGTTGCGGCTGTTCGCCGAGACGGTCGAAGAGGGCTCCTACCTCGAAGCCGCCATCGACACCGCCGACCCGGACTGGGGCATGGGGCCGCGTCCCGACGTCCGCAGGATGCTCGTCCCGCTCGGGCCGGTGGTGGTCTTCGGCGCCAGCAACTTTCCCTTCGCCTTCAGCACGGCGGGGGGAGACACCGCCTCCGCGCTCGCGGCCGGCTGCCCGGTCGTGGTCAAGGCGCACCCGGGCCACCCCCGCCTCGCCCGGCGCACCGGCGAGGTCGTCGCCAAGGCCCTCGGCGACGCCGGCGCGCCGGAAGGCGTGTTCGCCGTGGTCTTCGGGCAGGAGACCGGTCGGCGGGCGGTCCTGCACCCGCGAACCGCCGCGGTCGGGTTCACCGGCTCGATCCCGGGCGGCCGGGCGCTGCACGACCTCGCCGCGTCCCGCCCCAGGCCGATCCCGTTCTACGGCGAACTCGGCAGCCTGAACCCCGTGTTCGTCACCCGCGCGGCCCTCGCGGCGCGCGGCGACGCCGTCCTCTCCGGCTACGCCGACTCGTTCACGCTGGGATCCGGCCAGTTCTGCACCAAGCCGGGCGTGCTCCTGGTGCCCGAGGGCACCGGGTTGGAGGCGCTGGCGGCCGACGTCGCGGGGCGCGCGGCCTCCCGGCTGCTCAACGAGCGGGTGACCGAGGGGTTCGAGACCGGACTCGCGGAGCTGACCGGGCACCGGGTGACCGAGGTGCTGGTGCGCGGCGCGGCGGCGGAGGGCGACTGGACCCCCACGCTGCTGCGCACCGACGCCGCCTCACTGCTGGAGCACCGCGACGTGCTGCTGGAGGAGTGTTTCGGCCCGACCTCGCTGGTGGTCACCTACACCGACGAGGAGCAGCTGGTGGAGGTGGCCGGCGCGCTGGAGGGGCAGCTCACGGCGACCGTTCAGGCCGAGGACGGCGACGCGGTCGCCGCGCGGCTGCTCGCCGTGCTGACCGAGAAGGCCGGCCGTGTGCTGTGGAACGGCTGGCCCACCGGCGTCTCGGTGACGCACGCGATGACCCACGGCGGCCCCTACCCCGCGACCACATCGGTGCTGCACACCTCGGTGGGCACCACGGCGATCCGGCGCTTCCTGCGTCCGGTGACCTACCAGTCGGTCCCGCAGCCGCTGCTGCCCGAGGCGCTGCGCGACGACAATCCGCTGGGCCTGCCGCGCCGGGTGAACGGGGCACCCGAGGCCGGGTGACCGCCCTGCGCGCCGCCGGGGCGCCGGTCGCGGCGCCCCGGCGGCGCGACCGGCGCGTCCCGCGGCCGCGTGGCCAGGACCGGTGCGCCGCAAAGAGCGTGTCGCGACATTGCTGACATTTCGCCGTCAAAAGGATGGTCGAAGCCTTGGAAGGCGTCCGGGGCTTCAGTAGCGTCACCGCATGAACAGCGCGACGCCCTCCGAGCCCGCCGTCGAGGCGCTCATCCGGGACCTGCCCAAGGTGGAGCTTCACGTTCATCTGGAAGGTTCGATGCAGCCCGCCACACTGCTGGAGCTGGCGGTGAAACACGGCGTGGCCGACCTCCCCGGCTCGCTGGAGGAGATCAACGACTACTACGCCTTCCGCGACTTCCCGCACTTCATCGACGTCTACATCAACTCGGTGCGGACCCTGCGCGACGAGGAGGACTTCGCGCTGCTGGCCGCCGACGTGGCCGCCCGCCTGGCGGCGCAGAACGTCCGCTACGCCGAGCTGCACGTCAGCCTGTACAACCACCTGATGCGCGGGATCCCGGCCGGCGTCGTGTTCGCCGGGCTGGAGCACGCCAGGCGCGAGGCCGAGCGCGAGCACGGGGTCAGGCTGCGCTGGATCCCCGACTTCCCCGGTGACTTCGGGGTCGAAGTGGGCGAGAAGACGCTGGACGCGGTGCTCAAGGACGGTCCCGACAGTGTCGTGGGCTTCGGTGTCGGGGGCATCGAGGTGGACCGCGACCCCTTCGCCGGCATCTACGCGCGCGCCAGGGCCGCCGGCCTGCACAGCCTCCCGCACGCGGGGGAGAACGGCGGGCCCGAGCGCGTCTGGTCGGCGATCAACGTGCTGCGCGCCGAGCGGATCGGGCACGGGATCGACAGCATGAGGGACCCGCGGCTGGTGGGGCACCTGCGCGAGACGCAGCTCCCGCTGGACGTCTCGCCAACCTCCAACCTGCGCACCCGCGCGGTCGAGAGGATCGAGGACCACCCGCTGCCGCGCATGCTGGAGGAGGGCCTGATGGTCACGCTGAACTCCGACGACCCGCCCATGTTCGGCACCGACCTGCTCAACGAGTACCGCACCGCGCAACGGCTCGGCCTCACCGGCGCGGACCTGGCCGCGCTCGCCCGCAACGGGGTCGCGGCGTCCTTCCTCGACACCGCGGACAAGCAGGCGCTGACCACGGAGATCGACGCCGTCCTGGCGGCGTGGCGGCAGGCGTGACCGGATGAGGGCCCGGTGTCCTCGGTCGCCGGGGGGAGGCTCCGGCCATAGGGGTTCGCGGTGAACGGGCGGTGCCGCCGTGTGGCCGTAGGCCCGTGTTCGCGTGGTGCCCGGCTCCGCGCGAGCACACCGGGTGCGACGTTCGCCTCAAGGGGCCTTCGGCCACGCGAGAGAACCGCACCCGCACGGGACCCCTCCCGGGGCCGAGCTCCACCCCCTGGGGCCAAGGGGGAACGGGATCGCTCAGTGGCCGTACCGGGCGGGCTCGCCCGACCAGGGGGCGGGGGTGCCCTTGGACTCGAAGAAGTCGCCGCCCTTGCGGCGGGTGTCGTCGGTGCCCCAGGAGGCCGGGTCCTGAGCGGTGACCCTGCGCATCGGCGGAATGTGCTTGCGGCAGTGGATGTAGGCCTCCTCGACCCGGGCGACCACCCACATCTGCGCACGCTGGCCGGGGAGGGCCGGCTCGGGCAGGCCGGGGGTGTGCCGCCGCAGCTCGACGTCGTCGAGGATCGTGGCGCAGCCGTTCACGTGCAGCCCGATGCGGTCGCGTTCGAAGTCCAGGAACATCAGGCCGACGTGCGGGTTCTCGGCGATGTTGCCGACGCTGGCCAGGACCCCGTTGCCCCGGTACTCGGGGTAGGCCAGCGTCCGGTCGTCGATGACGTGCACGAACCCGGGCGGCCCGGTGCGCAGGCTGGAATCGCACTCGCCGCGGGCGTCGGAGGTCGCGACGAAGACCATCTCCTGGCGGGCGACGAACTCCCGCATCCGGGCGTTCAACCGGTCGAGGACCTGGTCGCGGTAGAACCGCTGTGCCCGGTCCTCCGTCCCGAACAGTTCCTGCATGCGGTGTTCGCCGGCCGATCCCGGCAGGGCCGCGGGCTGCTCCTCGCCCGGGGCGAGCAGGTCAAAGCGGTGATCGCTGGACTCGGGCACGGCTCCCCTTCCTACGCGCGTCAGGATTGCGCCCGATTGTGCCAGGTTTGGGGAACGTGATGGCGCGAACGCCGGAAAAAGGGGCTTGTGGCCCTTGAGACCGCAGAGGCGGCGATATGACCCTATCGCCCCTCGGAGGATCCGCCCCCGGGCTCGGCACCGAGGTCGGGCGTGCAGGTGGCGCGGTGCCCCTCCCAGGTGTCGCGGGCCTGGCCGGCGGCTTCGCCCTCGTACA
This sequence is a window from Spinactinospora alkalitolerans. Protein-coding genes within it:
- a CDS encoding prolyl oligopeptidase family serine peptidase, whose protein sequence is MVADSTLAEPLTGTAAGVPYIAVPPPDTSEPAPMIVALHAFEPPRSEAALAGTLPLASLQAWKFYFGLPLFGARLPDGGVAEINRLGQTDYLIQLYGPVVEQAAAELSRAVTELRERFPVHDGPVGLMGVGAGGAAALLALAESRMPISAVGVVNPIVDPTQVLTARERRLGVAYHWTEESRDVAAWLDFTGRADDLAARTPQPPLLVITGRHDEVIRPDHGQALHDALAPRYHPQALRHIVIPDLAHTMGPEPGLEPGPPAPGNVLADRALSEWFHLHMTSATQATLRLG
- a CDS encoding TetR/AcrR family transcriptional regulator; translated protein: MARVQRMLDACAELLDESGYTQLSTTRIAERAGVAIGSVYQFFPDKRAITQALGLRYLDLFSVRVTDRLAEMTFAHWTEAADAVVDEYIDMHRNVPGFRSLHFGDVVDVRLLDADTDNNRVIATRLRELLTSIAGAKDDERLDRAVVVAVEAADAVLKLAFRHDPDGDATLIAEVKLMLRSYLGRHFGSE
- the add gene encoding adenosine deaminase: MNSATPSEPAVEALIRDLPKVELHVHLEGSMQPATLLELAVKHGVADLPGSLEEINDYYAFRDFPHFIDVYINSVRTLRDEEDFALLAADVAARLAAQNVRYAELHVSLYNHLMRGIPAGVVFAGLEHARREAEREHGVRLRWIPDFPGDFGVEVGEKTLDAVLKDGPDSVVGFGVGGIEVDRDPFAGIYARARAAGLHSLPHAGENGGPERVWSAINVLRAERIGHGIDSMRDPRLVGHLRETQLPLDVSPTSNLRTRAVERIEDHPLPRMLEEGLMVTLNSDDPPMFGTDLLNEYRTAQRLGLTGADLAALARNGVAASFLDTADKQALTTEIDAVLAAWRQA
- a CDS encoding pyridoxamine 5'-phosphate oxidase family protein codes for the protein MQELFGTEDRAQRFYRDQVLDRLNARMREFVARQEMVFVATSDARGECDSSLRTGPPGFVHVIDDRTLAYPEYRGNGVLASVGNIAENPHVGLMFLDFERDRIGLHVNGCATILDDVELRRHTPGLPEPALPGQRAQMWVVARVEEAYIHCRKHIPPMRRVTAQDPASWGTDDTRRKGGDFFESKGTPAPWSGEPARYGH
- a CDS encoding aldehyde dehydrogenase (NADP(+)); the encoded protein is MTDTTSTITDTSEAGLDRVMAAAEAAAPVFGGLRPAERAAMLRRAAAELDAAADELVPIAMAESHLPEARCRGELARTTFQLRLFAETVEEGSYLEAAIDTADPDWGMGPRPDVRRMLVPLGPVVVFGASNFPFAFSTAGGDTASALAAGCPVVVKAHPGHPRLARRTGEVVAKALGDAGAPEGVFAVVFGQETGRRAVLHPRTAAVGFTGSIPGGRALHDLAASRPRPIPFYGELGSLNPVFVTRAALAARGDAVLSGYADSFTLGSGQFCTKPGVLLVPEGTGLEALAADVAGRAASRLLNERVTEGFETGLAELTGHRVTEVLVRGAAAEGDWTPTLLRTDAASLLEHRDVLLEECFGPTSLVVTYTDEEQLVEVAGALEGQLTATVQAEDGDAVAARLLAVLTEKAGRVLWNGWPTGVSVTHAMTHGGPYPATTSVLHTSVGTTAIRRFLRPVTYQSVPQPLLPEALRDDNPLGLPRRVNGAPEAG